One Triticum dicoccoides isolate Atlit2015 ecotype Zavitan chromosome 5B, WEW_v2.0, whole genome shotgun sequence genomic window carries:
- the LOC119307103 gene encoding uncharacterized protein LOC119307103: MSEESCRQPETSPDAAQSNTTILSGDRNEQLKQLLELKWKHAHPRACSSVLLDYRSQDSLDLLPQRGFECELGPESESEPEQDLESESEPEQDLESEPELEPELTFLEKTWQVLHILLCKQLADLDPKRNALVPTRVCKFNIAFFNLDIESAAIHGPPLKELPSCDWSKTVASSVNVVSLKVIKSDVGYPISVFGIVLARDAVDYKCVYLFKRGRDDPQLINSSEDELTLTGPRRAFIARDSMFFEINLKIKGASGIAEGDFSKGVVEHNLNCYGGRAMARCLTSWRSTVELVCIPVRHPVEATLEVKILEGPHGVPFRGKVIAWTDDFEENPMTLFEYDDDSSEEVAGGQGLVRDDGSLALARNLIAVPINKDDGEMVLNVCFVDNHYENEGTVVTLQYPCEEEFCTYGSYVLQLKVAWKAILTRPISREVHNRLFSLPQPQLTVNSWMWELVFQGSRGSFGENLNS, encoded by the exons ATGTCGGAAGAGAGCTGCCGCCAACCTGAGACCAGTCCGGATGCCGCACAATCCAACACCACG ATCTTGTCTGGGGACCGTAATGAGCAGTTGAAGCAGTTGTTGGAGCTCAAGTGGAAGCATGCTCATCCTCGCGCCTGCAGCAGCG TTCTTTTGGACTACAGAAGCCAAGATTCCCTCGACTTGCTGCCGCAGCGGGGGTTTGAGTGTGAGTTGGGGCCTGAGTCTGAGTCAGAGCCAGAGCAAGACCTTGAGTCTGAGTCAGAGCCAGAACAAGACCTTGAGTCCGAGCCAGAACTCGAGCCGGAGCTAACATTCTTGGAGAAGACGTGGCAGGTTCTTCACATACTTCTCTGCAAACAGTTAGCTGACCTTGACCCAAAGAGGAATGCTCTTGTCCCTACCCGCGTGTGCAAGTTCAACATAGCCTTCTTTAACCTTGACATAGAGT CTGCGGCTATCCATGGACCGCCACTTAAAGAGCTACCTTCTTGTGACTGGAGCAAGACTGTGGCATCATCTGTCAACGTTGTGTCCTTGAAGGTTATCAAATCCGATGTGGGCTACCCTATCAGTGTATTTGGTATTGTTCTCGCAAGGGATGCGGTCGACTACAAATGTGTGTATCTCTTCAAGCGTGGAAGGGATGATCCCCAGCTCATCAACTCTTCG GAGGATGAATTAACTTTAACAGGACCGCGTCGAGCATTTATTGCACGAGATAGCATGTTTTTTGAGATTAACTTAAAGATCAAGGGTGCTTCTGGGATTGCAGAAGGAGATTTTAGCAAAGGTGTAGTGGAGCACAATCTCAACTGCTATGGTGGTCGAGCTATGGCTCGGTGTCTGACTAGTTGGCGTAGCACAGTTGAATTGGTATGCATCCCTGTTCGGCATCCTGTGGAAGCCACCCTTGAAGTCAAAATTCTGGAGGGACCTCATGGTGTGCCTTTCCGTGGCAAAGTGATTGCTTGGACCGATGACTTCGAAGAGAATCCTATGACCCTATTCGAATACGATGATGACAGCAGCGAAGAGGTTGCAGGTGGTCAGGGATTAGTCAGAGACGATGGCTCTCTTGCGCTAGCTCGTAATTTGATAGCTGTCCCTATCAACAAGGATGACGGAGAAATGGTGCTCAATGTCTGCTTTGTTGATAACCATTATGAAAACGAAGGCACTGTGGTCACTCTGCAATACCCTTGTGAAGAGGAGTTTTGCACATATGGTTCCTACGTACTTCAGTTGAAGGTTGCGTGGAAAGCTATTCTAACCAGGCCAATATCGAGAGAAGTCCATAACAGATTGTTTTCTCTGCCACAGCCCCAACTAACTGTCAACTCGTGGATGTGGGAGTTGGTATTCCAAGGTAGTCGCGGATCCTTTGGTGAAAATCTAAACtcgtaa